In Methanobacterium sp., the sequence AGAAAACAGGTAAAAATCAATGTGTTAGGTGAAAAAATAAGATAGAATCCCTATGAATTATTTCAAAAAGAATGTCCAGAAGTCACAGATTTAAAGTCCAAAACTGATTAATAATAAATATATTTTGTTAATTGGAACCAGCATCATTTTTTAAAATTTACATTTCAAATCTTCATTTTACTTATTTTACGTATTTAAGGGTGTAGTGTCCTAAATATATGAAAAGACACTTATCTAAACAAATTTTAGGATTTGTTCTGTTTTATAAAATTTTATATACATATTATAATAAAAATATTACATAAAATATTACTTTGGGGTGATACAATGTATCATACAATGATCTTAATAGTTGAAGATAAACCAGCAATTGCAGTTGATCTTCAAAGCAAATTCGAATACTGGGGTTACCACACCCCCATGATAGCGTCGTCTAAAGAAGAAGCTTTAAAAATAGCTATCGAGATTAAACCAGACCTTGCACTCATAGATATTAAATTAAAAGCTGATAATGGAATAGATATTGCTAAGGAAATTACTGATAATCTTGATACGGCCGTGATTTATATCACTGGTCATTTTAATGAGGAACTGATGCAGTTAATGCGGGCAACAAAACCCTATGGATATGCAGTAAAACCTTTTGAGGAAAATCAGCTAAAATACACGGTTGAAAATGCTCTTTACAGACGTAGAATACATCAAAGGATTATTCTAAGTAAATAAATAGTTCAATACTTAAAAGAATTTATCTTATTCATTATTTTTTCACTTAAAAATGCTTCATTAATAAATTCAGGGTATACAGGAAGCCTTTCATCTAAAAATAAACCTATTTCTTCTGTCATTTTTCTTAAATCATCTAACTCAGGCCATGGTGCTTCTGGATTTACATAATCATTGGTAACTGGTGAAACACCACCCCAATCATCAGCGCCTGCAAGTAAAAATATCTGGGCATTACGTTTATTTAAATTCGGAGGAACCTGAACTCCAGTTTCAGGAAATAAAAGCTTTGTTACAGCAACCATTTTGATCATCTCCATTAATGACGGTTCTCTCTCATGTTCCATTGGAGTTCCTGGTTTTGGTTTGAAATTTTGAATAATTATCTCCTGAATGTGTCCATACTTATCATTTAAACGCTTTATCTCAAGGAGGGATTCTGCTCTTTCTTCAATCGTTTCTCCAATGCCAATAAGGAGACCGGTAGTGAAGGGTATTTTCAGTTTTCCCGCGTTTTCAATAGTTTTAATCCTTAAATCCGGGTCTTTCCCGGGACTTTTTTCGTGTACCACAGTTTTCATCAGCCGTTTGCTTGTTGTCTCAAGCATAAGTCCCATTGATGCGTTTACTTCCCTTAAAGTCTTTAATTCACTTTTTTTAAGTACTCCTGGATTGCTGTGCGGCAAAAGACCTGTCTTTTTGAGTGTTTCATTGCAGATATAATGAAGGTATTCAGTCATGTTGCTATAGCCCAAAGCTTCAAGAGCTGCCCTTACATCTTCTGTTTCTTCAGGACGTTCTCCAAAGGTAAATAAAGCTTCCCTGCAATTCCATTTATCTGCTTCCTTTAAAATACTGAATATTTCTTCTTGCTTCATCAAAATCCGTGCGCCTTCATCACCAGGCGTCTTTTTAAAGGTGCAGTAGCCACATTCATTTCTGCAGATATCTGTAAGAGGTAAAAAAACGTTTTTTGAATAGGTAATTCGGTTTGTCTTTCTTTTTGATTCTGCAGAAGACATCAATGATACAATATCTCTGCCTTTTGCATTTAAAAGTACTATTATATCACTTTTTGAATATTCAGCCATAATATCTTCCATTATTCCAGGATTGCAACAACCACTTCCACGAATCGAGGACCCATTCCACTTTTATCCATCCAGGAAACAATAAAAATTCCTGAATCATCTAAAATTCCAAGATTATAATCTACATCACAACCCATGGCTTCAAGAGAGTTTTTCATCATGTGAATACCGGAAATATCGGTTTCACTTTGAACAGGAACATTGGCACGAATTCTTTCATCCATTATCCCTATAATATCTCCACCATCCTTTGAAAAAATGTCTATTTCCTGTGCTCCAATGGTTTTTAAAAGATCTGAAAGAACAGCATCCATATCCTCATCAAATTTTTTTCCAGACATTCCACGTACTATAAGGATGTTTTGTGCGTCTATAGCTGGCTTTGATCCATGGAAAGCTTCTAAACTTTCCATTACTTTCCCTGCAATTTTATGCGTTTGCATCGCTTTTCATCTCCCTTAATTCACTAAATGAATTAATCGCTATTTTCTTCCATAGCTTCTATTTCATATTTAAGTTCACCTAATGTGGCCACCTTCTCGGCAAAGGCATTGTGCATGTGTATACTCTCTTCATTCACCTGCCTAACAGTAACTAAAGTGTCATCAGGGAAGCTTTTAAACTCCTTTACTATTTTCTGCACCATGTTTCTTACGCAGTCTTCAACAAACATGGGATTTTCATGGGCTTGAACCACAATTGCATTTTCATCAGGTCTTTTTAAAAGTTCACAGATAGGAGAACTCATAGATTCTTCTATAATTGTAACTAACTGTTCCACTCGTATCACCTGGTCATTAGGAACCTCTATCATGATCATCCCCCTTCCCCTCTGGTTATGGGATGCAAGCGATACAGAATCAAGAACCTTTTCAGTAGTATCCTCATCTAAAAACTCTAAGAGTTTCTTTCTGGAGGTTTCACGTATTGATTCCTGCGCACATGGGCATGCAGTCATTCCCACAACTTCTGCACCGATCATTTTCCTGATAATTATTTCATCACCGTCCCTTAGACCAGTGGCATCTGCCATTATACTGGTCATTTCCTGGGTCTTTAAATCGGTGATCGGTGACTTTTTAGCGATCATAAGATCGCTTTTCATACTTACTTCTGCTCTTCTTGCATATTTATGCTTTTTAAGTAGTTTACTTACTATCTGAGCACAAAGAGATTCTATTTCTGTCACCTTACCATCAATAACTTCTTCAAGCACGTCGCTTATTGCCTCTGGATTTCTGGACATGTGGATTCCTCTTTGTTTACTTGGAAGATCCACAAATGCATCAAAGGTCGGCAAGAGTATTATAGGCCTTTTCCATTCTCTTTCAATTTTTAAAAGTTTTTTTACTCCAATTACTCCAACTCGTGTAAGATGCACTGGAATTGTAGCTGTTTTATCCTGCGTATCTGGAAAACATTTGATATCCAAAATTTTCACCCCAATTAGATAATTTAAAATCATAGCCGCCGAAAATCTCTGATTTTCGAGGCCCTCAAAATTCGGAGAATTTTGGGGCAGAGAAACGAAAGTTTCTCATGCGTATTTTCTTTAGATAAGTTTTTGCAGCATGCATAAATTCATGATGCTTTTTAGAAAATATTTAATAGTTTTGAATATTTTGATTTTAAAATCATTTTTAACTGTTTATTAATTTAAATACGATTAACTGATTTATAAATGTACGCTCTTCTGGACATTAGAAAAATGAATTTGAAATAATCAAAGGGATACCAATCTTTTGATTAAGAATTAATCATATTTAAATTAACATAAAGTGGAAATACATCATTGGGCAGAACATTTATCACGTATCAGATTGTAAATGCAGAATATTGGAGATTTTGATAAATTGATTATTATGATATTTAATAGTTTTATGATTTTATTAAATTATTCATGTGTCTTTAAAAAAATAAAAATGGAAAAGTAAATTGAATTGTATTAATGTCCAATTAATTTACTTTTATGCAGTTGTTGCTTGTTTATATATGGCAGCTATTATAGCGTTTAAATCTCTAGAGTAGATGTAATCATATCCGTTATTTTTTAGATATTGATCTGGATGCGCCAGTCCTTTAAACCTGGATGGACTGAAATTGTCGTCATGTGCCCTTGGTAACCATGCTAAACCAGTTATATTTGCAGATGGTGGTATCCAAACACTGAATACTTTTTTGGCCCCGACTAATTTCTTATAATAGCTTAGTCCCATTTCATATATTGTACCTGCACAGGCTCCACCGTATATATTAACTACCAGTGCGTTTGAGGGTACTTTGCTATTTTTAAGCACACTCATATGTGTATTAGGGCCTAAACCTCCGTTTACTGCAGTTAATCCCAGTGCCTTTAAGCCATCGATAATTGCTTTAATCCGTGCTGTGTCTCTTGTAACGCTATTTATGTTGTCGCTTGTTATATATATTACTCTAGCTTGCGTTAAATTAGCATTTGAAACAATTGACCATGCTTTTACTGTAGCGTAGTTTGGTAATCTGTTGTTTGTTTTCTCGAAATTGAGTATCTTGGAAAACTTGTAAATCAGGGATTCATACCTTAATTTACCGAGAGTAGTGGTTGCATAATTTGGTAAAATGCCATTTGCATTTATAAATGCGTTGACTCTTTTAGCAAGGTCTAAATAACCTGTTTTAGTTATACTTCCACTTTTAATGCTTTCAGTTGGTTTTGCTGGAATATTTACAGTTTCAAGTGTTACTGGTGCTGTTGTTCCGTTGTTTATTTGTAATAGTCCTGCAGTCAGTAGTTTCAAGAAGTCAGGCATTTTAACTTGAGCTGTACCGATTGTCACGTAGTTTGGGAGTTTGTGATTGGTTTCGATGTATGCTTTGACTCTAGCTGCTGCATCGTTGATTTGATTTACAGTAAAACTTGTTGAATTTGCTGTTTGATTCGCTGTTTGATTGGTGCTTGTAGTTTTTGTTTCTCCTGCAGTCGCTTCTTCTTTTTGAGTACTGGTTGCATTATTCGCTGTTTTTGAAGATGTCACTGAATTTTGAGTGTTAACATCTGCAGTTTCAACTGTTTTTTGTGTATCTGTCCCGGTACTTGCTGAGTTTTGTTTGGTTACATTTGTTGAAGTCGATGTTGGAGTCACTGTAGTTTTACGGGTACCTGTACTTGCTGCATCTTCTGCAACTGCCTGTTTTTTAACTGTAGTTTGATCAGTACTGGTACTTGCTGTAGCAGTGCCTGTATTTTCTACAGTTTTTTCATTCTCATCGACTGAATTTTGCGTTGTAGCCGATTTATTTACAATGTTTGTATCATTTGTTTGTATATTAGCTTTTTTTTGCACAGTACTGTTATTATCAGACTGTGTTTGTGCATTTCCTACTTCTGCTGCGCTTGCGCCAGCAATACCTGCCAATGATAGGCCGAATATTAATAGGGCTGCAAAAAGCAATTTTTTCGTAATTATACCGCCTCCGATTCCCAATCATCGAAAAACTCAATTAGAGTTTTCATATGGGTAGGCAATAGTTAATGCCATGTATTATATAAATCTTTTGGTTTTAAATCTAAAAAAAGGAGCTTTTATGATTCTTTTTTCAATTTAAAGCCCTATTAAAAGTTATTTTTAGAACTGTCCCCGGGCTGAATTTCTTGGTTGCTCCAAAATTCATAGAATTTTAGCGTTGAAGGAAATTTGAGTGATACATGTTTTGCCATACAGTTATGACCATAAATTAGGGGACAATCCTTTGAGGATCGCTGAAGTTAGTTTAGGAGTGTCCATTAAATGAGGATTTTCGTTTTATCTAATCATTTTGGAACTATTATACTATGGCAGGGCATATGCAAGTATTAGATTAGATAAAATGACACTATGTTTGAATTCCCTTGCCTTAATTTGAAGTGTGGTAAGTCCTGGACACTATGGATTTCAGTGTCCAGTTAGGGCATTTTAAATACCAATTTGGAATATTTTTGCATATCGAAAGAACACTGTAGCTATGAAATTTTTAATTATGAAGAAAAAATTCAGGATCGAAATGTCAAAGTATATATATCGGTTAGAACTATAACATATGTTGTCGGAAGTATGCTTCCTTATTCCGGTAAAAAACGAAATGGGGGTGTATTGTGGTGGAAATAGTTATTTACAGTAAATATAGTACTCAATCCGATGGATATGGGAGAAACTTGTGGCAAAATATGATATTATATATTAAACAGCACGAATTCAAATTTTTAATATCCAGCCATAAAAGGAGGGAAAGTCATGCCATATCATCTGTTTAAATGCAGTGAATGTATTCCTGAGAGAAAAAAACATGCCGTTATAAAAGGGGAGGGAGAGGATTTAACATCCTGCCTACCCCTTGGTTACCTAAACACTATCCCTGGAACAATTTCAGAACGTGGATGTGCTTTTTGTGGGGCAAAACACGTGATCGGCACTCCCATGAAAGATGTAATCCACCTGTGCCATGGTCCAGTGGGATGCACCTATGACACCTGGCAGACAAAGAGGTATCTCAGTGATAATGACAACTTCCAGTTTAAGTATACCTTTGCAACGGATATGAAAGAAAAAGACATTGTTTTTGGTGCTGAAAAACTTTTAAAACAGAATATCATCGAAGCATTTGAAGCATTTCCAGAAATCAAACGAATGACAATTTATCAAACCTGTGCCTCTGCGCTGATCGGGGATGATATCGATGCAGTGGCCAAGGAGGTGATGGCAGAAATGCCGGATGTGGACATCTTTGTCTGTAATTCCCCAGGATTTGCAGGTCCCAGCCAGTCTGGAGGGCACCACTTAATCAACATTGCATGGGTAAATCAGAAAGTAGGCACCTTCGAACCGGAGATCACCAGTGACTATGTCATTAACTATGTAGGAGAATACAACATCCAGGGTGACCAGGAAGTGATGGTAGATTACTTCAAGAGGATGGGTATTCAGGTTCTCTCCACATTCACGGGGAATGGTTCCTACGATGATCTTAGAGGAATGCATCGGGCACATCTCAATGTTCTTGAATGCGCACGTTCAGCAGAATACATCTGTAACGAGCTACGAAAAAGATATGGCACTCCACGTATGGATATTGATGGATTTGGTTTCAAACCTCTATCTGAATCACTCCTTAAGGTAGGGTATTTTTTCGGGCTTGAAAAAGAAGCCCAGAAAATAATCGATGAAGAAATTACCAGATGGAAACCAGAACTTGACTGGTATGCAAGGCGTCTCAAGGGAATTAAAGTATGTTTATGGCCAGGAGGCTCTAAACTCTGGCACTGGGCCCATGTAATACATGAAGAAATGGGTGTGGACGTTGTTTCACTATACACAAAATTTGGCCATCAGGGAGATATGGAAAAAGGTATAGCCCGGTGTGGAGAAGGTGCACTGGCAATTGATGACCCTAACGAGCTTGAAGGAATAGAAGCTATGAAAGAACTAAAACCAGATGTCATTTTCACTGGTGTACGCCCAGGT encodes:
- the anfD gene encoding nitrogenase iron-iron protein, alpha chain, producing MPYHLFKCSECIPERKKHAVIKGEGEDLTSCLPLGYLNTIPGTISERGCAFCGAKHVIGTPMKDVIHLCHGPVGCTYDTWQTKRYLSDNDNFQFKYTFATDMKEKDIVFGAEKLLKQNIIEAFEAFPEIKRMTIYQTCASALIGDDIDAVAKEVMAEMPDVDIFVCNSPGFAGPSQSGGHHLINIAWVNQKVGTFEPEITSDYVINYVGEYNIQGDQEVMVDYFKRMGIQVLSTFTGNGSYDDLRGMHRAHLNVLECARSAEYICNELRKRYGTPRMDIDGFGFKPLSESLLKVGYFFGLEKEAQKIIDEEITRWKPELDWYARRLKGIKVCLWPGGSKLWHWAHVIHEEMGVDVVSLYTKFGHQGDMEKGIARCGEGALAIDDPNELEGIEAMKELKPDVIFTGVRPGEVAKKMRVQYLNAHAYHNGPYKGFEGWVRFARDIYNAVYSPIHQLSGLDISKDEIPTDKGFMTRQMISDVKIDREEAALSDERPYTGDYDCVTKLRGKKYPKLEKSLST
- a CDS encoding pseudomurein-binding repeat-containing protein; the protein is MGIGGGIITKKLLFAALLIFGLSLAGIAGASAAEVGNAQTQSDNNSTVQKKANIQTNDTNIVNKSATTQNSVDENEKTVENTGTATASTSTDQTTVKKQAVAEDAASTGTRKTTVTPTSTSTNVTKQNSASTGTDTQKTVETADVNTQNSVTSSKTANNATSTQKEEATAGETKTTSTNQTANQTANSTSFTVNQINDAAARVKAYIETNHKLPNYVTIGTAQVKMPDFLKLLTAGLLQINNGTTAPVTLETVNIPAKPTESIKSGSITKTGYLDLAKRVNAFINANGILPNYATTTLGKLRYESLIYKFSKILNFEKTNNRLPNYATVKAWSIVSNANLTQARVIYITSDNINSVTRDTARIKAIIDGLKALGLTAVNGGLGPNTHMSVLKNSKVPSNALVVNIYGGACAGTIYEMGLSYYKKLVGAKKVFSVWIPPSANITGLAWLPRAHDDNFSPSRFKGLAHPDQYLKNNGYDYIYSRDLNAIIAAIYKQATTA
- a CDS encoding DUF2120 family protein, translating into MQTHKIAGKVMESLEAFHGSKPAIDAQNILIVRGMSGKKFDEDMDAVLSDLLKTIGAQEIDIFSKDGGDIIGIMDERIRANVPVQSETDISGIHMMKNSLEAMGCDVDYNLGILDDSGIFIVSWMDKSGMGPRFVEVVVAILE
- the mptA gene encoding GTP cyclohydrolase MptA, with product MDIKCFPDTQDKTATIPVHLTRVGVIGVKKLLKIEREWKRPIILLPTFDAFVDLPSKQRGIHMSRNPEAISDVLEEVIDGKVTEIESLCAQIVSKLLKKHKYARRAEVSMKSDLMIAKKSPITDLKTQEMTSIMADATGLRDGDEIIIRKMIGAEVVGMTACPCAQESIRETSRKKLLEFLDEDTTEKVLDSVSLASHNQRGRGMIMIEVPNDQVIRVEQLVTIIEESMSSPICELLKRPDENAIVVQAHENPMFVEDCVRNMVQKIVKEFKSFPDDTLVTVRQVNEESIHMHNAFAEKVATLGELKYEIEAMEENSD
- the cofG gene encoding 7,8-didemethyl-8-hydroxy-5-deazariboflavin synthase CofG translates to MAEYSKSDIIVLLNAKGRDIVSLMSSAESKRKTNRITYSKNVFLPLTDICRNECGYCTFKKTPGDEGARILMKQEEIFSILKEADKWNCREALFTFGERPEETEDVRAALEALGYSNMTEYLHYICNETLKKTGLLPHSNPGVLKKSELKTLREVNASMGLMLETTSKRLMKTVVHEKSPGKDPDLRIKTIENAGKLKIPFTTGLLIGIGETIEERAESLLEIKRLNDKYGHIQEIIIQNFKPKPGTPMEHEREPSLMEMIKMVAVTKLLFPETGVQVPPNLNKRNAQIFLLAGADDWGGVSPVTNDYVNPEAPWPELDDLRKMTEEIGLFLDERLPVYPEFINEAFLSEKIMNKINSFKY
- a CDS encoding response regulator, with protein sequence MYHTMILIVEDKPAIAVDLQSKFEYWGYHTPMIASSKEEALKIAIEIKPDLALIDIKLKADNGIDIAKEITDNLDTAVIYITGHFNEELMQLMRATKPYGYAVKPFEENQLKYTVENALYRRRIHQRIILSK